One window from the genome of Anabaena sphaerica FACHB-251 encodes:
- a CDS encoding nitrate ABC transporter ATP-binding protein (This model describes the ATP binding subunits of ATP-binding cassette (ABC) transporters for nitrate transport, or for bicarbonate transport, in bacteria and archaea.), which yields MQNRNLRTTNTATSTISRQSFLEIKEVCKVYPTKNGPFTVLDGVNLNVEQGEFLCVIGHSGCGKSTLLNMVSGFNFPTTGQVLLEGQPITKPGPDRMVVFQNYALLPWRTAFENIYLAVNAVYPTKPEAEKRAIVRDHLAMVGLGDAMEKKPMQMSGGMRQRVSIARALAIRPKVLILDEPFGALDAITKEELQEELLKIWNDNRCTVLMITHDIDEALFLADKLVMMTNGPHAKIGEVMEIPFGRPRDRARIMEDPQYYQLRNYALDFLFNRFAHDDVG from the coding sequence ATGCAAAACCGTAACTTGAGAACCACCAACACCGCTACCAGCACAATCAGCCGTCAATCTTTCCTAGAAATTAAGGAAGTTTGCAAAGTTTATCCCACCAAAAATGGACCATTTACCGTCCTTGATGGTGTTAACCTCAACGTTGAACAAGGTGAATTTCTTTGCGTTATCGGCCACTCTGGTTGTGGAAAGTCCACGCTGTTAAATATGGTTTCTGGCTTTAACTTTCCCACCACCGGACAAGTGCTGTTAGAAGGACAACCAATTACCAAGCCTGGTCCAGACAGAATGGTGGTTTTCCAAAACTATGCGTTATTACCTTGGAGAACGGCTTTTGAAAATATTTATCTGGCTGTAAATGCAGTTTACCCTACCAAACCAGAAGCGGAAAAACGGGCTATTGTCCGAGACCATTTGGCAATGGTGGGTTTAGGTGACGCTATGGAAAAGAAACCCATGCAAATGTCTGGGGGGATGAGACAACGGGTTTCTATCGCCCGTGCTTTGGCTATTCGTCCCAAGGTGTTGATTTTAGATGAACCTTTTGGCGCTTTGGATGCTATCACGAAGGAAGAATTACAGGAAGAGTTGCTAAAAATCTGGAATGATAACCGCTGTACGGTGTTGATGATTACCCATGATATTGATGAGGCGCTGTTTTTGGCTGATAAATTGGTAATGATGACCAATGGACCTCATGCCAAAATTGGGGAAGTGATGGAAATTCCATTTGGTAGGCCACGGGATAGAGCCAGAATTATGGAAGATCCCCAATATTATCAACTCCGTAACTATGCGTTAGACTTCCTGTTTAATCGCTTTGCCCATGATGATGTAGGTTAG